A genomic window from Leptospiraceae bacterium includes:
- the hslU gene encoding ATP-dependent protease ATPase subunit HslU, producing the protein MTELLENENKPLAISYELPEPDLTPRQIVEELDQHIVGQKNAKKSVAIAIRNRIRRRKLDSSLREEIYPKNIIMIGPTGVGKTEIARRLSKLYHAPFLKVEATKYTEIGYVGRDVESMIRDLAMVSLNLVKAEFRKRVVEEARKRAEEIIVDILIPDAPVSSPGSFDPENNTLDEERKQRYLETRDLMRKKLQSGKLDEREIEIEIEPQGAGGGMPMFQVFGAGNFEDMDNQLQNMLGDLMNKKSKKRKLPISEAREIIADQEAEKLLDQEKMQREAVRRAEEMGIIFLDEIDKIAGKESRSGADVSREGVQRDLLPIVEGATVSTRIGPVRTDHILFIAAGAFHISKPSDMIPELQGRFPIRVELDKLSMEDFVNILSTPRSSLTKQYEALLATEGVTLEFKDEAIREIARIAFDVNEKTENIGARRLNTILEKLLEDLSFEAPELPEDKKHQVIDAEFVLNRLKGIAEDRDLSKYIL; encoded by the coding sequence ATGACAGAATTATTGGAAAATGAAAATAAGCCACTGGCTATAAGTTACGAATTACCAGAACCCGATTTAACTCCGAGACAAATTGTTGAAGAACTGGATCAGCACATCGTAGGACAGAAGAATGCGAAGAAGTCTGTGGCAATTGCAATTCGAAATCGGATACGCAGACGTAAACTGGATTCAAGTCTCAGAGAAGAAATTTATCCAAAAAATATTATCATGATAGGTCCTACCGGTGTAGGAAAGACTGAGATAGCAAGACGATTATCCAAGTTGTATCATGCACCTTTTTTAAAAGTCGAGGCAACTAAATATACCGAGATTGGCTATGTCGGACGAGATGTGGAATCTATGATCCGTGATCTGGCTATGGTTTCTTTAAACCTGGTAAAAGCTGAATTTAGAAAACGAGTGGTAGAAGAAGCAAGAAAGAGAGCAGAAGAAATTATTGTAGATATTTTGATTCCCGATGCACCTGTTTCCAGTCCGGGTAGTTTCGATCCGGAAAATAATACCCTTGATGAAGAAAGAAAGCAGCGTTATTTAGAAACTCGAGACTTAATGAGAAAGAAGCTTCAAAGTGGTAAGCTTGATGAAAGAGAAATCGAAATCGAAATTGAGCCTCAGGGTGCCGGTGGTGGGATGCCGATGTTCCAGGTTTTTGGTGCCGGCAATTTCGAAGATATGGATAATCAACTTCAGAATATGCTCGGTGATCTGATGAACAAGAAGAGCAAGAAGAGAAAACTTCCTATTTCAGAAGCAAGAGAAATTATTGCTGATCAGGAAGCAGAGAAGCTACTGGATCAGGAAAAGATGCAAAGAGAAGCGGTGCGTCGCGCGGAAGAAATGGGAATTATCTTTTTGGATGAGATTGATAAAATTGCCGGTAAAGAATCTCGTTCCGGAGCTGATGTTTCGAGAGAAGGAGTACAGAGAGATCTTCTTCCTATTGTGGAAGGAGCCACTGTCAGTACTCGAATCGGGCCTGTCAGAACAGATCACATTCTTTTTATTGCAGCCGGGGCCTTTCATATTTCCAAGCCTTCTGATATGATTCCTGAACTTCAGGGAAGATTTCCTATACGTGTGGAATTAGATAAGCTTTCTATGGAAGACTTTGTTAATATCTTAAGTACTCCCAGATCTTCTTTGACTAAGCAGTATGAAGCTCTTCTGGCGACAGAAGGAGTTACTCTTGAATTTAAAGATGAGGCTATCCGGGAAATCGCGAGAATTGCTTTTGATGTCAATGAAAAGACGGAGAATATCGGAGCCAGACGTTTAAATACAATTTTAGAAAAACTATTAGAAGATTTAAGCTTTGAAGCACCGGAACTTCCGGAAGATAAAAAGCACCAGGTGATTGATGCAGAGTTTGTATTGAATCGACTCAAAGGAATTGCAGAAGATAGAGATTTAAGCAAGTATATACTTTAA
- a CDS encoding tyrosine-type recombinase/integrase, producing MKEKQIQFPDKMGLDILEPIETFKTFLEKEKNYSKNTLIAYQRDIKFFLEYCQERRISFFSPSPEQIISYFQHLENSGMEKKTRSRKFSSFKVFYSYLNRVYGENTSIIEFLYKNEGPKKESGRKEKNDYRSSSAFLLEKRDRAILEILYSSGIRVFELVNARLEDLSEDNKILRVFGKKEKSHFISLGENARKVLDEYLTLRKVEYTDREFIFLNQKGNRLTTRGIRYILNERKNLMGMDKKVTPHRFRNTFARDLLDAGEDIREVQKMLGQSTSNERMYHHVSNERLKEIYRNAHPHARK from the coding sequence TTGAAGGAAAAACAGATACAGTTTCCGGATAAGATGGGTTTAGATATTCTTGAACCAATCGAAACCTTTAAAACCTTTTTAGAAAAAGAAAAAAACTATTCAAAAAATACGCTAATTGCCTACCAGAGAGACATAAAATTTTTCCTTGAATACTGTCAGGAAAGAAGAATTTCTTTTTTTTCGCCTTCTCCGGAGCAAATCATATCCTATTTTCAGCACCTGGAGAATTCCGGAATGGAGAAAAAAACAAGAAGTCGAAAGTTTTCTTCCTTCAAAGTTTTTTATTCTTATCTGAACCGGGTTTATGGAGAAAATACCTCTATAATTGAGTTTTTATACAAAAATGAAGGCCCCAAAAAAGAATCAGGAAGAAAGGAGAAGAATGACTATCGTTCTTCTTCAGCCTTCTTATTAGAAAAAAGAGACAGGGCCATTTTAGAAATATTGTATTCCAGTGGGATTCGGGTATTTGAGCTGGTGAATGCCCGGCTTGAGGATCTGTCTGAAGATAATAAAATTTTACGTGTTTTCGGAAAAAAGGAGAAAAGTCATTTTATTTCTCTGGGAGAAAATGCCAGAAAGGTGCTTGATGAATATCTTACTCTCAGAAAAGTTGAATACACTGATAGAGAATTTATATTTTTGAATCAGAAAGGCAATAGGCTTACAACAAGGGGCATTCGCTATATTTTGAATGAAAGGAAAAACCTGATGGGTATGGATAAAAAGGTTACCCCTCACAGGTTTCGGAATACTTTCGCCAGGGATTTACTGGATGCAGGAGAGGACATTCGAGAAGTTCAAAAAATGCTCGGACAGTCTACCAGCAACGAGCGGATGTACCACCATGTAAGCAATGAAAGGCTAAAAGAAATTTATAGGAATGCTCATCCACATGCCAGGAAATAA
- a CDS encoding thioredoxin domain-containing protein codes for MERKIPNRLIHEKSPYLLQHAYNPVDWFPWSEEAFNLAREKDCLVFLSIGYATCHWCHVMEKESFEDKKTADFLNEHFVSIKVDREERPDIDSIYMDALQAMEGQGGWPLNMFLTPEKIPVIGGTYFPSEPRYGRKSFLDVLGILHVTWKEKRGDIIKASEEMLRFLQSSVREQQSEELPSESCIQKTYETYNHFYDETYFGFKTNASNKFPPSMGLSFLISYFIKTKNSKAKEMVEKTLLAMKKGGIYDQVGGGLCRYSTDSMWLVPHFEKMLYDNALFISILAETYRLEKREIFKQAALDVINYVERDLVLDEGGIASAEDADSEGEEGKFYLWDLSHFQEILGTDAEFFSAYWHLSEEGNFEGKNILNENFRIYPLPEEEDSSLSARKEKVRKSLLEERNKRIRPQRDDKVLTSWNCLYIRALIESGMSFSDESLIQKAKNHYEFINTHLFNSEGRLLRRYREGESAIPAYLVDYAELAYVSILLYKISFNIDYMKRAVFLTDESIRLFYSGFGPFFETGSDAEVLIRRSIQSYDGVEPSGNSTMAMVLLELCRYGHKKYYGYLKSLFSYFKEDLEKYGMSHAFLLKVYLLYTGGPSREIIIIGEKENEELQKILNVYYTHFVPGLSFAVSTKDELSINSELIPLLKGRETEKDFVLYICENNSCKLPIFSMSDALQVLNAQFSMDEGVHL; via the coding sequence ATGGAACGTAAAATTCCGAATCGTCTGATTCACGAAAAAAGCCCCTACCTTTTACAACATGCCTATAATCCTGTAGACTGGTTTCCCTGGTCGGAGGAAGCTTTTAACTTAGCCCGAGAAAAAGATTGCCTGGTGTTTCTTTCTATAGGTTATGCAACCTGCCATTGGTGTCATGTGATGGAAAAGGAATCTTTTGAAGATAAGAAAACTGCGGATTTTTTGAATGAGCATTTTGTATCTATCAAGGTAGATAGGGAGGAAAGGCCGGATATAGATTCCATTTATATGGATGCCTTGCAGGCGATGGAAGGTCAGGGTGGCTGGCCTTTAAATATGTTTTTGACCCCTGAGAAAATTCCTGTCATTGGAGGAACATATTTTCCTTCAGAACCAAGATATGGTAGAAAGAGCTTTTTAGATGTATTAGGAATTTTGCATGTTACCTGGAAAGAAAAGCGAGGAGATATAATAAAAGCTTCAGAAGAAATGCTTCGATTTCTTCAATCTTCAGTTCGAGAACAACAATCAGAAGAGCTTCCTTCGGAGTCCTGCATTCAGAAAACTTATGAAACTTATAATCATTTTTATGATGAAACTTATTTTGGATTCAAGACGAATGCCAGTAACAAGTTTCCTCCCAGTATGGGACTTTCTTTTTTAATTTCCTATTTTATAAAAACAAAAAATAGTAAAGCTAAGGAGATGGTTGAGAAGACTTTACTGGCTATGAAGAAAGGAGGAATTTATGATCAAGTAGGAGGAGGGCTTTGTCGTTATTCTACTGATAGTATGTGGCTTGTTCCTCATTTTGAAAAAATGTTGTATGACAATGCTCTTTTTATCTCTATATTAGCTGAAACTTATAGGTTAGAAAAAAGAGAAATTTTTAAACAGGCAGCTTTAGATGTAATCAATTATGTAGAACGTGATTTGGTTCTGGATGAGGGTGGAATCGCTTCGGCTGAGGATGCAGATAGCGAAGGAGAAGAGGGGAAGTTTTATCTCTGGGACTTATCTCATTTTCAAGAAATTCTGGGAACTGATGCAGAATTTTTTTCTGCATACTGGCATTTATCAGAAGAAGGTAACTTTGAAGGAAAGAATATACTGAATGAGAATTTTCGAATATATCCTCTTCCGGAGGAAGAAGACTCTTCTTTGTCTGCAAGAAAAGAAAAAGTAAGAAAGAGTTTATTAGAAGAAAGAAATAAACGGATTCGACCACAAAGGGATGACAAGGTTTTAACTTCCTGGAATTGTCTTTATATTCGGGCTTTAATTGAGTCCGGTATGTCCTTTTCTGATGAAAGCCTGATTCAAAAAGCAAAGAATCATTATGAGTTTATTAACACACATCTCTTTAATTCAGAAGGAAGGTTGCTCAGAAGATACAGGGAAGGAGAATCTGCTATCCCGGCTTACCTGGTTGATTATGCTGAACTAGCCTATGTTTCTATTTTACTATATAAGATAAGCTTTAATATTGATTATATGAAACGGGCTGTATTTTTAACAGATGAATCTATTCGTTTATTTTATTCGGGTTTTGGACCTTTCTTTGAAACCGGCTCAGATGCGGAGGTACTTATCAGGCGTAGCATTCAATCCTATGATGGAGTTGAGCCTTCCGGTAATAGCACAATGGCCATGGTATTATTGGAACTCTGTCGCTACGGTCATAAAAAGTATTATGGATACTTAAAAAGTCTCTTTTCCTATTTTAAAGAAGATCTGGAAAAATATGGTATGAGTCATGCCTTTTTATTAAAAGTTTATTTACTATATACCGGTGGTCCTTCCAGAGAAATTATCATTATCGGGGAGAAAGAGAATGAAGAACTGCAAAAAATTTTAAACGTATATTATACTCATTTTGTTCCGGGACTTAGTTTTGCTGTTTCAACTAAAGATGAACTGTCTATAAATTCCGAGTTAATTCCATTATTAAAAGGAAGAGAAACTGAAAAAGATTTTGTGTTGTATATTTGCGAAAATAATTCCTGTAAGCTTCCTATTTTTTCAATGTCTGATGCTTTGCAAGTTTTAAATGCACAGTTTAGCATGGATGAAGGTGTGCATTTATAA
- a CDS encoding ABC transporter ATP-binding protein has translation MPQELLSCNNLSYHIGFKKILKNVSFRLYENELISLVGDNGSGKSSLLKLILSHKKYTDTFQWKVSSPKRQLISYLGHEPGLYSSLSLKENLSYFNGIQKIICPEETIQYYLQQFNLQKRYLDPIHEFSRGMKQKAGLIRSFISKPLLLLLDEPFSGLDRKSVQHLVEILKEVKKESTVILVTHHVDLIESISNRTFYMKSGELTLGS, from the coding sequence ATGCCACAAGAACTACTTTCCTGTAACAATCTATCTTACCATATAGGCTTTAAGAAGATATTGAAAAATGTCTCTTTTCGACTGTATGAGAATGAATTAATATCTCTGGTTGGAGACAACGGTAGTGGCAAATCCAGCCTCTTGAAACTAATTCTTTCCCATAAAAAATATACCGACACGTTCCAATGGAAAGTAAGCTCCCCCAAAAGACAACTCATATCTTATCTCGGACATGAACCGGGTCTGTATTCTTCCTTGAGTCTCAAGGAAAATTTGAGCTATTTTAATGGTATCCAAAAGATAATCTGTCCCGAAGAAACCATTCAATATTATCTTCAGCAATTTAACTTACAAAAACGCTATCTGGATCCGATTCATGAATTTTCGAGAGGAATGAAACAAAAAGCCGGTCTAATTCGCTCCTTTATCTCCAAGCCTTTACTACTCCTTCTAGACGAGCCATTCAGCGGCCTGGATAGGAAATCCGTCCAGCACCTTGTGGAAATTTTAAAAGAAGTAAAAAAAGAAAGTACGGTTATCCTGGTAACCCATCATGTAGACTTAATTGAATCGATTTCAAATCGAACATTTTATATGAAGTCAGGAGAGTTAACACTTGGCTCTTAA
- a CDS encoding methyltransferase domain-containing protein, translating to MANSYTEVESTARTYYNSGDADAFYFHVWGGEDIHVGIYQHSEESIFSASRRTVEKMSSYLENVDPTKQILDIGAGYGGSARFLSEKFSCKVDCLNISEEQNARNRNLNKERKLDGLVKVIDGSFEEIPSEDACYDIVWSQDAILHSGKKEKVFQEVSRVLKPGAEFIFTDPMQSKDAKKEELKPVLERIHLESMGYFEYYEDLGRKYGLSLIQKVDLTENLIRHYTRILEEVTKRYEELTNGICSKDYMDRMKQGLNAWIKAGESGNLNWGILHFKKV from the coding sequence ATGGCGAATTCTTATACAGAAGTTGAAAGTACAGCCAGAACCTATTACAATTCCGGTGATGCAGATGCCTTTTATTTCCATGTCTGGGGCGGAGAAGATATTCATGTAGGGATTTATCAGCATTCAGAGGAATCCATATTTTCAGCAAGTAGGAGGACGGTTGAGAAAATGTCATCCTACTTGGAAAATGTAGATCCTACCAAACAGATTCTTGATATAGGTGCCGGCTATGGTGGTTCTGCAAGGTTTTTATCAGAAAAGTTCTCCTGTAAAGTTGATTGTCTGAATATCAGTGAAGAGCAAAATGCAAGAAATCGTAACCTTAATAAGGAAAGAAAACTGGATGGACTGGTAAAGGTAATCGATGGAAGCTTTGAAGAAATTCCATCTGAGGATGCCTGTTATGATATTGTTTGGTCACAGGATGCTATCCTGCATAGTGGAAAGAAAGAAAAAGTTTTTCAAGAGGTATCAAGGGTTTTAAAACCGGGAGCTGAATTTATTTTCACAGATCCCATGCAGTCAAAAGACGCTAAAAAAGAAGAATTAAAACCTGTCTTAGAGCGTATCCATCTGGAGTCTATGGGCTATTTTGAATACTATGAAGACCTCGGACGAAAATATGGTCTATCTTTAATTCAAAAAGTTGATTTAACTGAAAATCTAATCAGACATTATACTCGTATTCTGGAAGAAGTTACAAAGCGTTATGAGGAATTGACAAACGGAATATGCTCTAAGGATTATATGGATAGAATGAAACAAGGTTTAAATGCCTGGATAAAAGCCGGGGAAAGTGGAAACTTAAACTGGGGTATCTTGCATTTTAAAAAAGTATGA
- a CDS encoding alpha/beta hydrolase, with product MNPEYTKFQSNGFNLSVKKVYSSDSKPSLLLLHGFNDNKETFYFIEKFLSEYFNLISFDFRGHGDSDWKKEGIYHYAESFLDVHNIAEEYCKEPFYLLGHSMGASIAARYSGLFPERILGLICLEGFIGILPKEYEKKRIQDWLSKMHRKGNRSVGLRYMSSIEEVSNRLSTAFPYVAGEKISIIAQNLTRKTDEGKYTWKSDPMLKLANPIPFPTDLSREIWKNIQAKVIILFGKNTHLKADNIEEVLSHFSDLYYIEIENAGHNIHQDQPKKLCIELEKFFTNKLGLSKSKKAW from the coding sequence ATGAATCCTGAATATACTAAATTTCAATCAAATGGTTTCAATTTGAGTGTGAAGAAAGTTTATTCATCTGATTCCAAACCAAGCCTTTTGCTCTTGCATGGATTTAATGATAACAAAGAAACCTTTTATTTTATTGAAAAGTTTTTGTCCGAATACTTCAACCTCATCAGTTTTGATTTTAGAGGACACGGAGATTCTGATTGGAAAAAAGAAGGAATTTATCATTATGCAGAATCTTTTTTAGATGTTCATAATATAGCTGAAGAATATTGCAAAGAACCATTTTATCTTCTCGGTCATTCTATGGGAGCGAGTATCGCAGCCCGTTATAGTGGCTTGTTTCCTGAAAGAATTCTCGGTCTTATCTGTCTCGAAGGTTTTATTGGAATTTTACCAAAGGAATATGAGAAAAAAAGGATACAGGATTGGCTTTCCAAAATGCATAGAAAAGGCAATCGCTCTGTGGGACTGCGTTATATGTCTTCTATCGAAGAAGTAAGCAATCGACTCAGTACTGCTTTTCCCTATGTAGCAGGAGAAAAAATTAGTATTATTGCCCAAAATCTTACCCGGAAAACGGATGAGGGAAAATATACCTGGAAAAGTGACCCCATGCTTAAACTGGCAAATCCAATTCCATTTCCTACCGACCTATCAAGAGAAATATGGAAAAATATACAGGCAAAAGTCATCATTCTTTTCGGAAAGAATACACATCTAAAAGCAGATAATATAGAAGAAGTCTTGAGCCATTTTTCCGATCTATATTATATCGAGATTGAAAATGCCGGCCATAATATACATCAGGACCAACCCAAAAAACTTTGCATTGAATTAGAAAAGTTTTTTACAAATAAACTCGGGCTATCAAAGTCGAAAAAAGCTTGGTGA
- a CDS encoding heme exporter protein CcmB, whose product MALKELILKEFRLIGRAKNGILSMFVLMLSLIFIFHFSLERTNPLSQESLIGLKWSIVFILSFVFIGQSNWEERESGAFWINQIYLPSHYPFLVKSFVIWLILLVIEIALLFLFSVFFQSFQLSSKSIFHQLIYLTPGTLSLSFLGNMLSKMSHATRLKEIVLPLLLIPLSMPVLIFGMEAEQKILHQDTYNVSTFLIMLFFTVFYGSLGSIFVEIFQEE is encoded by the coding sequence TTGGCTCTTAAAGAACTAATTTTAAAAGAATTCAGGCTAATCGGAAGAGCAAAGAATGGGATCCTTTCCATGTTCGTTCTTATGCTTTCACTTATTTTCATTTTTCACTTCTCCCTCGAAAGGACAAATCCCTTAAGTCAGGAAAGTCTCATTGGTTTAAAATGGTCTATTGTTTTTATTCTATCTTTCGTGTTTATCGGTCAGTCGAATTGGGAAGAAAGAGAAAGTGGTGCCTTCTGGATAAACCAGATTTACCTTCCATCTCATTATCCATTTCTGGTTAAATCATTCGTGATCTGGCTTATTCTTCTGGTTATAGAAATTGCTTTACTTTTCTTATTCTCAGTATTTTTCCAAAGCTTCCAATTAAGTTCCAAATCTATTTTCCATCAGCTTATCTATCTGACCCCGGGAACTTTATCCCTTTCTTTTCTTGGTAATATGTTGAGTAAGATGAGCCATGCGACTCGTTTAAAAGAAATAGTCTTACCTTTACTTCTCATTCCTCTTTCCATGCCGGTTTTAATTTTCGGTATGGAAGCTGAACAAAAAATTCTACACCAGGATACATATAATGTTTCAACTTTTCTGATTATGCTTTTCTTTACCGTTTTTTACGGTTCCCTGGGTTCTATCTTTGTAGAAATTTTCCAGGAAGAGTAA
- the hslV gene encoding ATP-dependent protease subunit HslV gives MPGNNSKEERRIRSTTILCVRKNGKVAIAGDGQVSMGHTVMKHSAKKIRLLHEGKILSGFAGSAADAFTLFEIFEKKVSQYNGSLSRSAVEMAREWRTDRMLRRLEALLIVADREESFLISGTGDVISPDDGILAIGSGGNYALSAARALYKHTELEPMEIVKEAMNIAADICIYTNHNILIEELK, from the coding sequence ATGCCAGGAAATAATTCAAAAGAAGAAAGACGCATACGTTCTACTACTATACTCTGTGTTCGGAAAAATGGTAAGGTTGCCATTGCAGGTGATGGCCAGGTGTCTATGGGACATACCGTCATGAAACATAGTGCGAAAAAAATTCGCCTTCTCCACGAAGGAAAGATTTTATCCGGGTTTGCAGGTTCTGCTGCTGATGCTTTTACTCTTTTTGAGATTTTTGAGAAAAAGGTAAGTCAATATAATGGGAGTCTTTCTCGTAGTGCGGTTGAAATGGCCAGGGAATGGAGAACAGACAGGATGCTCCGGCGTTTGGAAGCTTTATTAATTGTGGCTGACAGAGAAGAGTCTTTCCTCATTTCCGGAACGGGAGATGTAATTTCACCTGATGATGGAATTTTAGCTATTGGTTCGGGTGGTAACTATGCTTTATCAGCAGCCAGAGCCTTGTATAAACATACCGAATTGGAACCTATGGAAATTGTAAAAGAAGCAATGAACATTGCTGCTGATATATGTATATATACAAATCATAATATATTGATAGAAGAACTGAAATGA
- a CDS encoding BCCT family transporter, translating to MKDDSGVDKYVFSVSVFLIGIFVLFGLFLPEDLEKWAGLALNFSIDKFGWFYLISTFIMLIFCIYLIFGPYAEIRLGKDEDRPAYSYFTWLAMLFSAGMGIGLVFYGVAEPMIHYARPPMGMADPYTNDAARLAFRYSFFHWGLHPWAIYSTIALAIAFFQFRKNEPGLISVTLRPLMGDNVDKVSGKWIDIISIIATAFGVATSLGLGSLQIHAGLHYLFGLPEGKSITIFIIIITTVLFLISAMTGLDKGIKILSNTNLTIAALLFLFIFFVGPTNFIIELFTTTVGSYIQNFIPMSFRMNPFTGGKWLAGNTLFYWAWWIAWAPFVGTFIARVSRGRTIREFVVGVMLAPTLLGCLWFSALGGSSLFYEMFHNAGIVKAVLQNETTAIFLSLAQLPLGSFLGFIATSLIIVFFVTSADSATFVLGMLSSKGDMNPKNSVKFTWGVLQASIAITLLLTGGLKALKTAAIVIALPFSFILLAIVFSLLKILKEDLASRKNRT from the coding sequence ATGAAAGACGATTCGGGTGTTGATAAATACGTTTTTTCTGTTTCGGTTTTTCTTATCGGTATATTCGTGCTTTTCGGTCTATTCCTTCCTGAGGATTTGGAAAAATGGGCCGGACTGGCTCTGAATTTTTCTATAGATAAATTTGGATGGTTTTATCTTATCTCGACATTTATTATGTTGATTTTTTGTATATATCTTATTTTTGGACCCTATGCTGAAATTCGGCTCGGTAAAGATGAAGATAGACCTGCTTATTCTTACTTTACCTGGCTTGCCATGCTATTTTCAGCCGGAATGGGCATCGGTCTGGTTTTTTATGGTGTTGCTGAGCCAATGATACACTATGCGAGACCTCCGATGGGAATGGCGGATCCATACACAAATGATGCAGCGAGACTTGCCTTTCGATATTCGTTTTTTCATTGGGGCCTGCACCCCTGGGCTATCTATTCTACTATTGCTCTTGCTATTGCTTTTTTTCAATTTCGCAAAAATGAACCCGGTCTAATCAGTGTTACCCTGAGACCTTTAATGGGTGATAATGTGGATAAAGTTTCCGGTAAATGGATTGATATTATTTCTATCATCGCTACGGCTTTTGGAGTAGCTACTTCTTTGGGCCTTGGTAGTTTGCAAATTCATGCGGGTCTACATTATCTATTTGGTTTGCCGGAAGGAAAATCGATAACCATATTTATAATCATTATTACAACTGTGCTATTTTTAATTTCGGCTATGACCGGGCTTGATAAAGGAATCAAAATATTAAGTAATACTAATTTAACTATTGCAGCACTGCTTTTTTTATTTATTTTTTTTGTTGGTCCTACAAACTTTATTATCGAGCTTTTTACAACCACGGTAGGTTCGTATATTCAAAACTTTATACCCATGAGTTTTCGTATGAATCCTTTCACCGGAGGAAAGTGGTTGGCTGGAAATACTCTTTTCTATTGGGCCTGGTGGATTGCCTGGGCACCTTTTGTAGGAACATTTATCGCAAGGGTTTCTAGGGGAAGAACGATTCGGGAGTTTGTAGTAGGAGTAATGCTGGCTCCTACTTTGCTGGGTTGTTTATGGTTTTCGGCTCTTGGAGGTTCTTCTCTGTTTTATGAAATGTTTCATAATGCCGGAATTGTAAAAGCAGTTTTGCAAAATGAAACAACAGCTATATTTCTTTCTCTGGCTCAGCTTCCGTTGGGTTCTTTTCTGGGATTTATTGCTACTTCCTTAATCATTGTATTTTTTGTTACCTCTGCGGATTCTGCTACATTTGTTTTGGGAATGCTATCTTCTAAGGGAGATATGAATCCCAAAAACTCGGTTAAATTTACCTGGGGAGTTTTGCAGGCCTCTATCGCTATTACCTTATTACTCACGGGTGGTTTAAAGGCTCTAAAAACAGCCGCTATTGTAATTGCCCTACCATTCTCCTTTATCCTATTGGCTATCGTGTTTTCTTTGTTGAAGATTCTAAAGGAAGACTTAGCATCCCGAAAGAATAGAACCTAA
- the tilS gene encoding tRNA lysidine(34) synthetase TilS encodes MNISSQTLQLFQKLYESLKPYHSFISSNTAILAYSGGKDSRLLLEFYNYLYISNLSPPPILFHLNHNIRDTRDEVKEIHTYLKANFPNFMFIYKSSNILKLSKRIKKSLEETGRLVRYKHLNQLSKKCSGYILTAHHIEDYLETVLINLIRGSGEAGLRSLPVYSNNIFRPFMLLPREEMRQILEMEKWQVFEDETNYSQNYLRNRLRITLTPLLYREGLNPSKLYKNFHNSEEPFFSHQRIEIPTYIKVFLEPIECIQTNTLKKILDNYLSILNLHPIRREILLELQTLLQNHQSFTKENVETYFWKSEKSPLYIIPKKSGVFQNPRLNVQKDKIEIEWNNSSKNYPSYLTLNVFSKGLKIKSGKIHKEISEILRTAEIPFPVRPYIPILFNSNEPEVILLSLWNRDLKDFFSR; translated from the coding sequence ATGAATATATCATCCCAAACATTGCAGTTATTTCAAAAGCTCTATGAGAGTTTAAAACCCTATCACTCATTTATTTCAAGCAATACTGCTATTCTTGCATATTCCGGCGGAAAAGACTCCCGCCTTTTATTAGAATTTTATAATTATCTATATATTTCGAATCTATCCCCTCCTCCTATCCTTTTCCATTTAAATCATAATATACGAGATACCCGTGATGAAGTAAAAGAGATTCATACCTACCTGAAGGCAAATTTTCCTAATTTTATGTTTATTTATAAGAGTTCTAATATACTAAAGTTATCAAAAAGAATAAAAAAAAGTCTGGAAGAAACGGGGAGACTCGTACGCTATAAACATTTAAACCAACTATCTAAAAAGTGTTCCGGTTATATTCTTACTGCTCATCATATTGAAGACTATCTGGAAACAGTCTTGATAAATTTAATTCGTGGTTCCGGAGAAGCAGGTTTACGTTCTTTACCTGTTTATTCAAATAATATATTTCGACCTTTCATGCTATTACCAAGAGAAGAAATGCGGCAAATTTTAGAAATGGAGAAGTGGCAGGTTTTCGAAGATGAAACCAATTATTCTCAGAACTATTTACGAAACCGACTTAGAATTACACTCACTCCCCTATTGTACAGAGAAGGCTTAAACCCATCCAAATTATATAAAAATTTCCACAACTCGGAAGAACCCTTTTTTTCTCATCAAAGAATAGAAATACCCACTTACATAAAAGTTTTTTTAGAACCTATAGAATGTATTCAAACCAATACACTAAAAAAGATTCTGGATAACTATCTTTCCATCCTGAATCTCCATCCAATCAGAAGGGAAATTTTACTGGAACTGCAAACATTACTACAGAATCATCAATCTTTTACAAAAGAAAATGTAGAAACCTACTTCTGGAAAAGTGAGAAATCACCTCTTTATATTATCCCAAAAAAATCCGGAGTCTTTCAAAATCCAAGACTAAACGTTCAGAAAGATAAAATAGAAATAGAATGGAACAATTCCAGCAAGAACTATCCTTCTTATCTAACACTTAATGTTTTCTCCAAAGGACTCAAAATAAAATCGGGAAAAATTCATAAAGAAATTTCTGAAATCCTGAGAACTGCTGAAATTCCTTTCCCGGTCAGGCCCTATATTCCTATTTTATTTAATTCAAATGAACCAGAAGTCATTCTTTTATCCCTGTGGAATCGGGATTTAAAAGATTTTTTTTCCCGATAG